One window from the genome of Echinicola vietnamensis DSM 17526 encodes:
- a CDS encoding TlpA family protein disulfide reductase: MKKIIYLCLLAYLCLYGKAALAQLKLNEDPSTEENKFSDLQDLKPLEIGDRVPDLAIENVINHREGELRISDYRGKLLILDFWATWCAPCVKGMPKIAALDQELDEVAILPVTYQDKEEVEKLFSRLDYLKEVSMPMAVSDEQLRKLFPHRTLPHYVWINGEGVVIAFTGKEAVAKDSIRQVLEGEEMLETKEPPKALFDRNQLLLMGNHGFDEDKEILLQSVFLPYIKDMPAMYKVSGKPDRSRMRILLTNSTIPTFFGLAYGVGKVEFNRNRRALEVDDPGKLRHSLSRDDYDEWKLANRFCYELLVSPKYPGQEYDIMKEDLKRMFPQYKATIEERKTEVLALVRTDDSIRLGTAGGEPYSDMDYVGASLKNKKISLLAYYWRYYLQHLKLPIIDATGMDYPVDILLEGKMSDLGEIRKCLRPYGLDLIKKKMPIDILVIRDSERKNDN; the protein is encoded by the coding sequence ATGAAAAAAATAATATACTTATGTTTACTGGCATACCTATGCCTTTATGGCAAGGCTGCCCTTGCACAGCTCAAATTGAACGAAGACCCTTCCACCGAAGAAAACAAGTTTTCGGACCTACAGGACTTAAAGCCACTGGAGATAGGGGACAGGGTTCCTGATCTGGCCATCGAAAATGTCATCAACCATCGGGAAGGAGAGTTAAGGATATCGGACTACAGGGGTAAGTTGTTGATCCTTGATTTTTGGGCTACCTGGTGCGCCCCTTGCGTGAAGGGAATGCCAAAAATAGCCGCACTTGACCAGGAACTGGACGAGGTTGCCATACTCCCGGTGACCTATCAGGACAAGGAGGAGGTGGAGAAGTTGTTTTCCCGATTGGATTACCTGAAGGAAGTATCCATGCCCATGGCCGTATCGGACGAACAGCTGAGGAAGTTGTTTCCTCACAGGACCCTGCCCCATTATGTTTGGATAAATGGAGAGGGAGTGGTGATAGCATTTACAGGAAAGGAGGCCGTGGCCAAGGATTCCATCCGGCAGGTCCTTGAAGGAGAGGAAATGTTGGAGACCAAGGAGCCACCCAAGGCCCTGTTCGACCGCAACCAGCTCTTGCTCATGGGAAACCACGGATTTGACGAGGATAAGGAAATCCTGCTGCAATCGGTCTTCCTCCCATATATAAAGGACATGCCGGCCATGTACAAAGTTTCAGGAAAACCCGACAGGAGCCGGATGCGGATACTTTTGACCAATTCCACTATCCCTACTTTTTTTGGACTGGCCTATGGGGTCGGTAAGGTGGAATTTAACCGCAACAGGAGGGCCTTGGAGGTGGATGACCCAGGCAAACTTCGTCACAGCCTTTCAAGGGACGATTATGATGAATGGAAATTGGCCAACAGGTTCTGTTACGAACTATTGGTATCCCCAAAATACCCGGGACAGGAGTATGATATCATGAAAGAGGACCTCAAGCGGATGTTTCCACAATATAAGGCCACCATAGAAGAACGTAAAACCGAAGTACTGGCCCTGGTGCGGACAGACGACAGCATCCGACTGGGGACAGCGGGTGGGGAACCTTACAGCGACATGGACTATGTGGGAGCCTCCCTGAAAAATAAAAAGATATCACTGCTGGCCTATTACTGGCGGTATTACCTGCAGCATTTGAAACTCCCCATAATCGATGCCACGGGAATGGATTATCCCGTGGACATCCTGTTGGAAGGAAAAATGAGTGACCTTGGTGAAATCAGAAAATGCCTTCGTCCCTATGGGCTGGACCTGATCAAAAAGAAAATGCCCATCGATATATTGGTCATCAGGGACTCCGAAAGGAAAAATGATAATTGA